The Mycolicibacterium boenickei genome has a segment encoding these proteins:
- a CDS encoding sigma-70 family RNA polymerase sigma factor: MDDPEAAMMRVLYDEHAAALWRYALRLTGDRARAEDVVQETLLRAWRHPDVTADTDRSARAWLFTVARNMIIDERRSARFRNETGVPDPEQVADHGGAAATPDQVDNALDRILLSTALSQLSDEHRAVVRRAYYQGWTTGQIADDLQIPEGTVKSRLHYAVRALRLNLQEMGVTR; encoded by the coding sequence ATGGATGATCCGGAGGCCGCCATGATGCGGGTGCTCTACGACGAGCATGCTGCCGCGCTGTGGCGCTACGCCCTGCGGCTCACGGGTGACCGGGCCCGGGCCGAGGACGTGGTGCAGGAGACGCTGCTGCGTGCGTGGCGTCACCCCGACGTCACCGCCGACACCGATCGATCGGCACGAGCCTGGTTGTTCACCGTGGCGCGCAATATGATCATCGATGAACGCCGAAGTGCCCGGTTCCGCAATGAAACCGGGGTACCCGATCCCGAACAGGTGGCAGACCACGGCGGGGCAGCTGCCACCCCCGACCAGGTGGACAACGCCTTGGATCGAATTCTGCTGAGTACGGCACTGAGCCAACTCTCCGACGAACACCGGGCCGTGGTCCGCCGGGCCTACTACCAGGGCTGGACCACCGGGCAGATCGCCGACGACCTTCAGATACCCGAGGGCACCGTGAAATCACGGCTGCACTACGCGGTACGCGCATTACGACTGAACTTGCAAGAGATGGGGGTGACACGATGA